A stretch of the Lactuca sativa cultivar Salinas chromosome 9, Lsat_Salinas_v11, whole genome shotgun sequence genome encodes the following:
- the LOC111895777 gene encoding protein AUXIN RESPONSE 4, whose amino-acid sequence MAIITEEQDSSNSSAKRPTKKPRLKPPSTAPISSNPNPFTFWFYLTISVSLVTVIFVTISSLSTHQDPKTWFLALPANLRHHYSNGRIIKVQATPHSDSIEVFTVRDGPKDSSHNVLIVHGLGCSSYIFSNVVKSLGKKGVHAVALDLPGSGFSDKFVTVVEHKPMGGFGRLVEMYNEIKEKGVFWGFDQLVEQGYVNYDHEENEIRMSKVEHLNAIELGPEEMGRVLRQVIDTMGLKPVDLVLHDSAFGLGANWVAKNLGFVSSVTLLDSTSNQTAFPLWVLKWPVVREVVLGFGFVFQKVIQTCCLKSGGGSDSDSHRLLLKGRNGRKSVVGMGKKMNSSFEIAEWGELEGVKDLPMQVLWSEEWVEQGRQVAGVLSQATFITHSGGRWPQEDTSEQLAESIHEFVSKIPKPIKVAEKKEPIPEHIQEILDEAISNVHHGFSSHDHGHDHDHGHGHDHGYPSGYGLGHEYS is encoded by the exons ATGGCGATCATAACAGAGGAACAAGATTCATCAAACTCTTCTGCAAAAAGACCGACCAAAAAACCCAGGCTGAAACCACCTTCTACTGCACCCATATCATCAAATCCAAACCCTTTCACTTTCTGGTTCTACTTAACCATCTCAGTCTCTCTTGTAACAGTTATTTTCGTCACAATTTCCTCTCTTTCCACGCATCAAGACCCGAAAACATGGTTCCTTGCACTACCCGCAAATCTCAGGCACCATTACTCTAATGGCAGAATTATAAAAGTCCAAGCGACTCCTCACAGTGATTCAATTGAAGTCTTCACTGTCCGAGATGGCCCAAAAGATTCGTCACATAATGTGCTAATTGTACATGGGTTAGGTTGTAGTTCATACATTTTCAGTAACGTTGTAAAGTCCCTAGGCAAAAAGGGAGTCCATGCTGTAGCCCTAGATCTCCCTGGTTCTGGGTTTTCCGATAAGTTCGTAACGGTGGTAGAACATAAGCCGATGGGGGGTTTCGGGAGGCTCGTTGAGATGTACAATGAGATCAAAGAAAAAGGCGTCTTTTGGGGTTTTGATCAATTAGTCGAGCAAGGGTATGTAAACTACGATCACGAAGAAAATGAGATCCGTATGTCGAAAGTAGAACATCTGAATGCGATTGAATTAGGTCCTGAAGAGATGGGTAGAGTTTTGCGACAAGTAATCGACACAATGGGTTTGAAACCAGTTGATTTAGTTCTTCACGATTCAGCATTCGGATTAGGAGCAAATTGGGTGgctaaaaatctagggtttgtaagCAGTGTAACCCTTCTTGATAGCACATCAAATCAAACTGCTTTTCCTCTATGGGTTTTGAAATGGCCAGTTGTTAGAGAGGTTGTTTTGGGTTTTGGTTTCGTTTTTCAGAAGGTTATTCAAACCTGTTGTTTGAAATCAGGTGGTGGGTCTGATTCAGATAGCCATAGACTTCTTTTGAAGGGTAGAAATGGAAGGAAATCGGTTGTTGGAATGGGGAAGAAGATGAATTCTAGTTTTGAAATTGCAGAATGGGGTGAACTTGAAGGTGTGAAAGATTTACCAATGCAAGTGCTTTGGTCGGAAGAGTGGGTGGAACAGGGGCGGCAAGTCGCCGGAGTTCTTTCTCAGGCGACTTTTATCACACATTCTGGTGGTCGCTGGCCACAG GAAGATACTTCTGAACAACTGGCTGAAAGTATTCATGAATTTGTATCCAAAATACCAAAGCCCATCAAAGTCGCTGAGAAAAAAGAGCCAATTCCAGAACATATTCAAGAAATACTTGATGAAGCAATATCCAATGTTCACCATGGGTTCAGTAGCCATGACCATGGTCATGATCATGATCATGGTCATGGTCATGATCATGGATATCCAAGTGGTTATGGGCTTGGTCATGAATACAGTTAA
- the LOC122195881 gene encoding uncharacterized protein LOC122195881, translating into MMLRMRKIAGSGTLSKRFKLFGNKQLHIEANNNGEGEKKMDGSLTHHDSYRDLDKLDFMSAAKILFTTPPKHKKFGLDFHLVQLFFVCLPSLGI; encoded by the exons ATGATGCTGAGAATGAGAAAGATTGCTGGAAGTGGAACATTATCAAAAAGATTTAAGCTTTTTGGCAACAAACAACTGCACATTGAAGCAAACAATAATGGAGAAGGAGAAAAAAAGATGGATGGATCTTTAACTCACCACGACTCTTATCGAGACCTGGATAAGCTTGATTTCATGTCAGCTGCCAAGATTCTCTTCACCACTCCCCCTAAACACAAAAAATTCGG GCTTGATTTTCATCTGGTTCAACTCTTCTTCGTTTGCTTACCTTcacttggtata
- the LOC111895794 gene encoding uncharacterized protein LOC111895794 isoform X1, with protein MTRTVHGCFVAPNHRFQCIYFDCELEEYVIEGKEMQKWHSSEIRLSPGSDRCPASLHTNLIFLIWLDLEGKQSPTLKAILNKETICFLQLITVIQLSSTTITLCSSGNENSEQPHLNYVHHA; from the exons ATGACGCGGACGGTTCACGGTTGTTTCGTCGCACCCAACCATCGGTTTCAATGTATCTATTTTGATTGCGAGTTGG AAGAATATGTCATTGAGGGTAAAGAAATGCAGAAATGGCATTCTTCTGAAATTCGGCTGTCACCGGGTTCTGATCGTTGCCCAGCTTCTCTACACACCAATCTTATTTTCTTAATTTG GTTGGATTTGGAAGGGAAACAATCACCAACTTTGAAGGCAATACTTAACAAGGAAACAATATGCTTCCTTCAACTCATCACTGTAATACAACTTTCATCAACCACAATCACACTCT GTTCAAGTGGAAATGAAAATTCAGAACAACCCCATTTGAATTACGTCCATCACGCTTGA
- the LOC111895794 gene encoding uncharacterized protein LOC111895794 isoform X2 — protein MNSILELPVITVIEEYVIEGKEMQKWHSSEIRLSPGSDRCPASLHTNLIFLIWLDLEGKQSPTLKAILNKETICFLQLITVIQLSSTTITLCSSGNENSEQPHLNYVHHA, from the exons ATGAATTCTATCCTGGAACTTCCAGTTATAACAGTTATAG AAGAATATGTCATTGAGGGTAAAGAAATGCAGAAATGGCATTCTTCTGAAATTCGGCTGTCACCGGGTTCTGATCGTTGCCCAGCTTCTCTACACACCAATCTTATTTTCTTAATTTG GTTGGATTTGGAAGGGAAACAATCACCAACTTTGAAGGCAATACTTAACAAGGAAACAATATGCTTCCTTCAACTCATCACTGTAATACAACTTTCATCAACCACAATCACACTCT GTTCAAGTGGAAATGAAAATTCAGAACAACCCCATTTGAATTACGTCCATCACGCTTGA
- the LOC111895794 gene encoding uncharacterized protein LOC111895794 isoform X3 yields MTRTVHGCFVAPNHRFQCIYFDCELEEYVIEGKEMQKWHSSEIRLSPGSDRCPASLHTNLIFLIWLDLEGKQSPTLKAILNKETICFLQLITVQVEMKIQNNPI; encoded by the exons ATGACGCGGACGGTTCACGGTTGTTTCGTCGCACCCAACCATCGGTTTCAATGTATCTATTTTGATTGCGAGTTGG AAGAATATGTCATTGAGGGTAAAGAAATGCAGAAATGGCATTCTTCTGAAATTCGGCTGTCACCGGGTTCTGATCGTTGCCCAGCTTCTCTACACACCAATCTTATTTTCTTAATTTG GTTGGATTTGGAAGGGAAACAATCACCAACTTTGAAGGCAATACTTAACAAGGAAACAATATGCTTCCTTCAACTCATCACT GTTCAAGTGGAAATGAAAATTCAGAACAACCCCATTTGA